In Quadrisphaera setariae, the DNA window TGCGTGAACGGGTCTCGCCCGAACACCTCGACCCGTCCGCCCGTGGGCCGGTCGTGGCCGGCGGCCAGCGACATGAGCGTGGTCTTGCCGGCGCCGTTGCGCCCGAGCAGGCCGCAGACCGTGCCGTGCGGCACCTCCAGGCTGACGTCGCTCAGGGCTGCGGTCTGGCCGAAGGTCCGGCTGACGCCGTGGAGGCGGAGGGCTGGCTCGTCGGTGGTCACAGGGGACTCCTCTCACGGGTGGTGGCGGGCCCTCGCTGCTGGGGCGCTCCTGAGGACGGCGGGACCGGCGGCGCTGCGGCGGGCTGCGCGGCGCGCTCGGTGATGAGCCGCTGGACCTCGTCGAGGCCCAGGCCCAGCGCTCGGGCCTCGTCGAGCAGCGGTGCGACGAAGGCGTCGGAGAACCGGGCGGTGCGGTCGGCCAGGAGCGCTGCGCGCGCGCCCTCGCTGACGAACATCCCTAGCCCTCGGCGCTTGTGCAGCAGCCCCTTCTCCACCAGCAGGTTCACGCCCTTGCCGACGGTGGCGGGGTTGATGCGGTGGAACGCCGCGAGCTCGGTGGTGGAGGGCACCTGCGCGCCCTCGGGGTAGGCGCCGGCGGCGATGCCGGCGGCGATCTGGTCGGCGATCTGCTGGAAGATCGGTCGCCCGTCGTCGATCACGCCGCCTCCTTGGTTCATTAGTCGAGTAACTAACCAGAGAACCGGTGGCGCGTCAACGACCTTGGTGCGTCCCTCGCGGTCCTCACTGCCGCGACGCGCCGGAAGCCTGTCGCGAGGTGTCGGGACTCTGGCCCCGCTTCCGACATGGCGAGGCGGGGTTCCGGCATCTCGTGGCACCTCCTGTCCGCCCGGCCCGTTCCGCGCAGGGGGCGCAGCGCTGCGCCCCAGCAGCGCGACCCGGTGTCGGCGGTGGGGCCTACCGTCACCGCCGTGCGCCAGCCCGACGACCTCGCCGACGTCCGCGCCTCCTACGACCGCGTCGCCGACGCCTACGTGGCCATGGGCGCCGGCCTGCTCGGACCCGAGCCGTGGCTGCGCGCGGCGCTCGCCGCCTTCACCGAGCACGTGGCCCCGCTGGGACCGGTGCTCGACGTCGGGTGCGGCCCCGGGACCACCACCGCGCACCTGGCGAGCCTCGGTGTCGACGTCCGGGGCGTCGACCTCTCGTCGGGCATGGTCGGGCACGCGCGCCGGCTGCACCCGGGCCTGTCCTTCGAGGTCGCCTCGGCCACCGACCTGCGCCTCGCGGACGCCTCCCTCGGCGGTGCGCTGGGGTGGTGGTCGCTGGTCAACCTTCCGCGCGACGTGCTCGCCGCCGTCGTCGCCGACCTCGCCCGCGCCCTCGTGACCGGCGGCCAGCTGCTCCTGGGCGCCCACGTCGGGGACGAGGACGTGCCCCGCACCAGCGCGTACGGCGTCGACGGGGTGCGCTGGACCACGCACCGGTGGCTGCCGGACGCGCTGGTCGACGTCGTCGTGAGCGCCGGGCTGGAGCTGGTCACCGAGCTGCGCTTCCCCGCCCGGGGCTCCCAGCCGCCGCAGGTGCTGCTGTGCGCGCAGCGGCCGCAGCGGTGAGCGGTGTCGGTGGCCGGGTCTAGCGTCCCGGACGTGACCGACGACGAGGTCCTCACGTGGCTGCTCGACTCCGACCCCGCGCTGCGCTGGCAGGTCCAGCGCGACCTGGCCGGTGAGCCGGCCGACGTGTGGGAGGCCACCCGGGAGCGCACGGCCACCGAGGGGTTCGGCTCGCGGCTGCTGGCCCTCCAGGACCACGACGGCCAGTGGGCGGGCGGCGCCTACTTCCCCCGGGAGGTCCGCGAGGGGACGTTCCCCGAGGAGCCCGGCCAGCCGTACACCGCCACCACGTGGTCGCTCAACCAGCTGCGGGGGTGGGGCGTGCCCGCCGCCGCGCTGCGGCCCCGCACCGCCGAGCTGCTGGCCGAGGTGCGCTGGGAGTACGAGGACCTGCCGTACTGGGGCGGTGAGGTCGACGTCTGCATCAACGCCTTCACCCTCGCCAACGGCGCGTGGCTCGGGGCCGACGTCTCCGCCGTCGAGGCGTGGTTCCCCGCCCACCAGCTCGAGGACGGCGGGTGGAACTGCGAGTGGGTGGAGGGCTCCACGCGCAGCTCCTTCCACTCCACGCTCAACGCGGTGGTCGGCCTGCTCGACCACGAGCAGCGCACCGGAGGATCCGACGTGCTGCGGGCGGCGCGCCACCGCGGTGAGGAGTACCTGCTGCAGCGCCACCTCCTGCGGCGGTTCAGCACCGGCGAGCCCCACGGACCGTGGGCCACGCACTTCGCCTACCCGTTCCGGTGGACGTACAGCGCCCTGCGAGCCGCCGACCACGTCCGCGCGGCGTCCCTGCACGACGGGCGCGCGCCCGACCCGCGGCTGGTCGAGGCCGTGGCCCTGGTCCGCGGCGCCCGCGAGGAGGACGGCACGTGGCACCAGCAGCTGCGTCACGAGGGCCGGGTCTGGTTCGACGTCGACGGCGGGGTGGGTGAGCCGTCGCGGTGGCTGACGTTCCACGCGCTGAGGCTGCTGCGCTGGTGGGACGGGGCGGGGGCGACGGACGTCCGGCTGGGGGATGACGCGCCGCACTGATCACTGCGGCGACCATGGCGCGGTGACCGACACCGGACGTCCGCACGCTGGATCGCCAGTCCCCACCGACGCCCTGGGCAGCGGCGAGGGCCGCGACGAGCGGCTGGCGCTGGCACGCGCCGTCACCGGGCTGCTCGACTGGGCGCAGGAGACCACCGCGCAGCGGGTCCCAGCGCTGGTGACCCGCCTGCGCGAGCACCTCGGGGAGGGAGCTGCTGACGCCACCGTCGTCAGTCGCGAGTTCGCGGTGTTCGACAGGGTCAACCTCCAGCTGGCCCTCGAGGCGTGGGCCGCGGAACCGGGTCGCTCGGTGGAGGTGGTCGGCTACACCATCCCGCCGCACTTCGGCACCGTCGACGTCGCGCAGATGCTGCAGGGCACGCACCTGCCGCCGCTGCGCGTCACCTCACCGCCGGTCGACGACCTGCCCTCCGGCCCGACCAGCACCACCGCCGTGTGGCGGGCGGTGCTCCTGCTCGTCACCGACCCGCGAGGTCGGCACGCGCTGCACGTCCGCGGCCCCGCCGACCAGCACGGGCACAGCGGGCTGACCGTGGAGGCCGCTGGCCTCGAGACCGCGGCGGCCCAGGAGCTGCTCGGCGAGCTCGAGGCGCTGCGCTCGGCGAAGAACGTCTACCGCGGCCAGGTGCTGGAGATCAGCGCCAACGACCACGGCGGCGTCGCCCTGCGCTTCCCCGACCTGCCCCGCACCGACCGCGACGACGTCGTGCTGCCCGAGGCCGTGCTCGCCCGCGTGGAGCGGCACACCCTCGCCGTCGCCGCCCGCCGCGAGGTGCTGCGCGCCAGCGGCCAGCACCTCAAGCGGGGCCTGCTGCTCTACGGCCCGCCCGGCACCGGCAAGACCCACACCACCCGGTACGTCGTCACGCACCTGCCCCAGACCACCGCGCTGCTGCTGTCGGGCCGCTCGCTGCACCTCATCGGCGCCGTCGCGGCGATGGCGCGCGAGCTGCAGCCCGCCGTCGTCGTCCTCGAAGACGTCGACCTGGTCGCCGAGGACCGCTCCTTCGGCCACGGGATGAACCCGGTCCTGTTCGAGCTGCTCGACGCCATGGACGGCGCCGCCGCCGACGCCGACCTGCTCTTCCTGCTCACCACCAACCGCGCCGAGGCCCTCGAGCGGGCGCTCGCGGCGCGCCCCGGACGGGTGGACGTGGCGCTGGAGATCGGCCTGCCGGACGCTGATGCGCGCCGCCGGCTCCTCCGGCTGTACTCGCGGGCGGTACCGCTGACCGCCAGCGACGAGGTGGTCGAGGAGGTCGTGGCGCGCAGCGAGGGCGTGACCGCGTCGTTCGTCAAGGAGCTCGTGCGCCGCGCGGTGCTGGAGGCGGCGATGGCTCAGGACGACGGTGCGAGCAGTGCCGGCGAGGCCGTCCGCGAGGTGACCGGGGAGCACCTGCGGCACGCGCTCGACGACCTGCTCGACTCCACGCAGGCGCTGACGCGCGCCCTGCTGGGCGTGCCCGCCGACCAAGGCGCCGACAGGGGTGACGACGAGGTCGTGAGCTACGAGGGGAGCTACGAGCCGGGCGTCCAGGTGGTCCAGACCGCTGAGCAGTACCGGTCCGGTGGCGGCTGGTTCCGCCACAGCCCGCGCTGACCCTGTTGTGATCATGGGCGTTGTGCGCAGGAGTGTGCACAACGCCCATGATCACGGCCGGGTCCTTCGCCTCAGAGAGCGAGTCGCGGGTAGTCGGTGTAGCCCTTCGCGCCGTCGCTGTAGAACGTCGAGGCGTCGGGCTCGTTCTCGTCGGCACCCACGCGCCAGCGCTCGGCGAGGTCGGGGTTGGCGATGGCCGGGCGGCCCACGGCCACGGCGTCGGCGACCCCGTCGGCCACCAGCTGCTGAGCCAGCTCGCGCGTGCTCGGCGCGGCGAAGCCGTTGTTGGCCACGAGCGGGGCGCCGACGCGGCGGCGCAGGTCCTGGACGAGGTGGCCGCCGAGGTCGGCGTGCAGCACGGAAAGGTACGCCAGGTCGAGGTCGGCGATGCCGGTGGCGAGCGCCGCGTAGGTGGCGGCGACGTCGTCGGCGTCCTTCTCCCAGGCGTCCTGGATGTTGTGGGCGGGGCTGATGCGCAGCCCGGTGCGGCCGGCGCCGACGGCCTCGGCCACGGCGCGGACCGTCTCCACCACGAAGCGCGCGCGGGCCTCCGGTGAGCCGCCGTAGAGGTCGGTGCGGAGGTTGGCGGCGGGGGAGAGGAACTCGTGGAGCAGGTAGCCGTTGGCCCCGTGCACCTCCACGCCGTCCAGTCCGGCGGCCACGGCGCGCTTCGCGCCGGCGACGAACTGCTCGCGGACCTCCTCGAGCTCGTCGAGGGTGAGGGCGTGCGGGGTCTCGTACGGCTCCTTGCCGCGGGGCGTGCGCACCTCGCCGTCGATGGCGACGGCGCTGGGCGCCACGGTGCGGGTGCTGCCGGTGACGCCGGTGTGCGTGACCCGCCCCGCGTGCATGACCTGCATGACGATCGTGCCGCCGGCGTCGTGGACGGCCTCGGCGACGCGGCCCCAGGCGTCCTGCTGCTCGTCGGTGGTGATGCCCGGCTGGCCGACCCAGCCCTGCCCCTCCTCGACGGGGTAGGTGCCCTCGGTGACGAGCAGGCCGAGACCTGCTCGCTGCGCGTACATCTCGGCCACGAGCTCACCGGGCACGCCGCGCTCCCCGGAGCGCAGGCGCGTCAGGGGTGCCATGACGATGCGGTTGGAGAGCTTGAGGTCGCCGAACACGGCGGGGGTGAAGAGGTCCACGGAGGGTGCCAACGGCGCGGGCAGCGCCACCTGTTCCAAGTTTCAACGACAGTGGCGAGCGCCACAGATCGCCGTCGTCACGTTTGACGCGGCTCTCCCGGGGGAGGGACGGCCACCGTCGCGGCGGCGATGACCGACGTGAGCGAGTCGCGCAGGGCCACGAGGTCGCCGACGTCCATCCCCAGCCGCGCCATCACCGCGCGCGGCACGGCCAGCGCCTGCTCGCGCAGCGCCGCCCCCCGCTCCGTCAGCTCGACGACGACGACGCGCTCGTCGCGGTCGTCGCGGGCCTTGGTGACCAGGCCCGTGCTCACCAGGCGCTTGAGCAGCGGTGACAGCGTGCCCGAGTCGAGCTGGAGCAGGCCGCCGATCTCCTTGACGCTCAGGCGGCGGTGCTGCCAGAGCGCCAGCATCACGAGGTACTGCGGGTGCGTCAGGCCCAGCGGCTCGAGCACCGGCCGGTACAGCGCGATGACGCTGCGCGCCGCGACGGCCAGGGCGAAGCAGACCTGCTGGTCGAGCGCCAGGAGGTCGGGCTCGGCGTCGTGCGTGGCGGCGGTCACGGCTGACAGCGTAGCGTCTCGTGGCGTACCATTCGATTGCACACAACCGATGATGTCGAGGGGCGAGCTGACGTGTCGTTCATGCGCAGGGTGTTCGGCAGGCTCGACCGCGCCGTGGGGTCGGTCGAGCAGAACCTCAAGGCCGTCTACGGCGGCGCCCAGGTGGACGAGCAGCAGGCCGGCACGCAGGCCGCCCGCGCCGAGCACCGCCTCTCCGGCGTGCAGGGCCAGTACGAGATGCACAAGGACGCCACCGGGCGCACCTACCTCGTCTCGAAGCCCCCCGCACGCGACGACGCGCGCGACGAGGGCTAGCAGCGCTCAGGGGGTGTCCGGCACCTCGAACTGCACCCGGACGATCTGCTCGCACAGCGGTGCGAAGAGCTCCCGGCGGATGCGGTCGTGCTCCTCGTCGAGGTCGTAGGCGCGGTAGCTGGCCTCGTCCGCCCAGTCGTTGGTGATGGCGAAGTCCCACGGCTGCTCGCGCAGCCGCAGGTCCGTGCCGACCCGGCACGCCAGGCGGCCGGGGGACTCGAGGGCGGCGATGGCGTCGAGCCCGGGCCGCACCGTCGCCAGGGCCACGCCGTCGAGGAGCTTGCCGACCACCACGTTGCGGATCACCCGCCCATCTTCCGCCGTCAGCGCCATCAGGCGCAGGCGACCCCGTCGCCGTCGCGGTCCAGGCGCGGGTTCCACCCCGGGTCTCCGCTGTGCAGCGGTGTGGCCCCGGCGGCCTTCGCGGCCGAGCAGCTGGCGTAGGGCGCGGTCGACGTCGCTGCGCCTGAGGGCTCGCCGCTCGGTGCGCCGGACGGTGCTGCGCCGGAGGGGGCCGGCTGGGGGCCCACCCCGCCGTCGTCGCGGGGCAGGCGCTGGTCGGGGCAGGTGTCCAGCACGTCGGACATGGCGTCGTGCTCGGCCTGCGTGACCCAGGCGCCGTACTTGGTCTTCACGGCGATCTGCCGCGCGACGTACTGGCAGCGGAAGCCCTTGTTCGGCGGCAGCCACGTGGCGGCGTCGCCGTCTCCCTTCGCCGAGTTCAGGGGGCCGTCCACGGCGAGGAGGTTCAGCGGGTCGTTGGCGAACTGCTCGCGCTCGTCGGCGGACCACTGCTGCGCGCCGGTCTGCCACGCGTCCGACAGCGCCACGAGGTGGTCGATCTGCACCTCGGAGCTGCGCGGGCCCCGCTGGAAGCGGATCTCCTTGGGCGTGTACGGGTCCACGAGCACTCCGCTGGCGACCTGGCAGGGGTCGTCGCGGCTGAAGACGACGTCGGTCATGTCCCGGGCCAGCACGTCGTCGCGGGTGTCGCAGCCGTTGGCGTCGACGTCGTGCCAGGCCTGCCCGAACTGCTCGCGCGAGTACCCGGTCTTGGGGGCCTTGCCCTTCACGGGCAGGCGCTCCAGCGCGGCCGCCGCCGTGCCGGCGGGGGCCTGCTGCGTGCTGCCCTGGCCGGAGCCGAGCAGCTCTCCGAGCCCGCCGAGGCCGCCGACGGAGCGGGCGAGGAGCACGAGGAGCACGAGGAGCACGACCACCGCGACGACGACGCCGACGCGTGACCGCACGGGAGCGGATGCCCCCCGGGGGGAAGTCCGGGACACGAGGGCGAGCCTGTCACGTCCACACCACCCGGCGCAGGGCCACCACAGGTGCCTGTGGACAGGCGCTGTCGCGGACGTCGTCCTCCTCTCTGTGGGTGTGGCGCTGTCCCTCTTGAACGAAGCGTTGTATTAATGCTACGAATAGAGGCATGGGAAGGACGCCGCGCAGCAGTGAAGATGCGGTGCACGACCGCATCGCCGTGCTGCGGGCCGAGCGGCGCACCAGCCGCAAGGAGCTCGCCGAGGCCGTCGGCGTGCACCCGCAGACCATCGGGTACCTCGAGCGCGGCGAGTACAGCCCCTCGCTGGCCCTCGCCCTGCGCATCGCCCGGTACTTCGACCTCCCCGTCGAGGCCGTGTTCAGCCTCGACCCCCTGCCCCCGCTCAGCTCCGAGCTCTACGGAAGGACAGCCCGATGAACGCCACGACCCGCTCCCGCACCACCGGCCTGGCCGCCACCTTCGAGGACGAGCGGTACGCCTGGGCGCGCCGCCGCGCGGTGCGCCGCAGGGCGGTGTCCGTGGAGGCCGCCCTGGTGGGCTTCCTCGTGGGCGTGCCGCTGGTCTCGACGATGAGCGCACTGAGCGGCCTCGTGCCCGTGGTCCTGTGGGTGGCTGCGTGCCTCGCCTTCATCCCCGTCCACTCCGTGGTGAACCTCGGCGTCCGCGGCGTCTTCGACCGCCGCGAGGCGACGCTCGACGAGGTGCAGCGGTCGATGCGTGACACCGCCGCGGCGGCCGTCACCCGCTACCGCGACGTGCTCGGGCTGCTGGCCTTCGTGGCTGCGGCGCTCGTCACCTGGCGCGGGGGTGGGATGGGGTCCGGTCTCGCCGTCGGCTTCGCGCTCTGGTTCACGAGCGGGCTGCTGTCCACCTGGTACCTGGCCTGGACCCTCCCCGACGAGGAGGACTGAACTCCACCCCTCTCGCGATCACGGTCGGGTGGAGAGGACGACGACCGGCTGGCCGGCCCAGACGTCCTCCTCCTCGACCACCAGGCCGAGTCGCCGCGCCACCGCGAGCGAGCGCCTGTTCGTCGCGGTGACGTAGCAGGCCACGCGCTCCAGCC includes these proteins:
- a CDS encoding GmrSD restriction endonuclease domain-containing protein; its protein translation is MRSRVGVVVAVVVLLVLLVLLARSVGGLGGLGELLGSGQGSTQQAPAGTAAAALERLPVKGKAPKTGYSREQFGQAWHDVDANGCDTRDDVLARDMTDVVFSRDDPCQVASGVLVDPYTPKEIRFQRGPRSSEVQIDHLVALSDAWQTGAQQWSADEREQFANDPLNLLAVDGPLNSAKGDGDAATWLPPNKGFRCQYVARQIAVKTKYGAWVTQAEHDAMSDVLDTCPDQRLPRDDGGVGPQPAPSGAAPSGAPSGEPSGAATSTAPYASCSAAKAAGATPLHSGDPGWNPRLDRDGDGVACA
- a CDS encoding class I SAM-dependent DNA methyltransferase, which codes for MRQPDDLADVRASYDRVADAYVAMGAGLLGPEPWLRAALAAFTEHVAPLGPVLDVGCGPGTTTAHLASLGVDVRGVDLSSGMVGHARRLHPGLSFEVASATDLRLADASLGGALGWWSLVNLPRDVLAAVVADLARALVTGGQLLLGAHVGDEDVPRTSAYGVDGVRWTTHRWLPDALVDVVVSAGLELVTELRFPARGSQPPQVLLCAQRPQR
- a CDS encoding Dabb family protein — translated: MIRNVVVGKLLDGVALATVRPGLDAIAALESPGRLACRVGTDLRLREQPWDFAITNDWADEASYRAYDLDEEHDRIRRELFAPLCEQIVRVQFEVPDTP
- a CDS encoding squalene cyclase; the encoded protein is MTDDEVLTWLLDSDPALRWQVQRDLAGEPADVWEATRERTATEGFGSRLLALQDHDGQWAGGAYFPREVREGTFPEEPGQPYTATTWSLNQLRGWGVPAAALRPRTAELLAEVRWEYEDLPYWGGEVDVCINAFTLANGAWLGADVSAVEAWFPAHQLEDGGWNCEWVEGSTRSSFHSTLNAVVGLLDHEQRTGGSDVLRAARHRGEEYLLQRHLLRRFSTGEPHGPWATHFAYPFRWTYSALRAADHVRAASLHDGRAPDPRLVEAVALVRGAREEDGTWHQQLRHEGRVWFDVDGGVGEPSRWLTFHALRLLRWWDGAGATDVRLGDDAPH
- a CDS encoding helix-turn-helix transcriptional regulator encodes the protein MGRTPRSSEDAVHDRIAVLRAERRTSRKELAEAVGVHPQTIGYLERGEYSPSLALALRIARYFDLPVEAVFSLDPLPPLSSELYGRTAR
- a CDS encoding GntR family transcriptional regulator, with translation MIDDGRPIFQQIADQIAAGIAAGAYPEGAQVPSTTELAAFHRINPATVGKGVNLLVEKGLLHKRRGLGMFVSEGARAALLADRTARFSDAFVAPLLDEARALGLGLDEVQRLITERAAQPAAAPPVPPSSGAPQQRGPATTRERSPL
- a CDS encoding alkene reductase: MDLFTPAVFGDLKLSNRIVMAPLTRLRSGERGVPGELVAEMYAQRAGLGLLVTEGTYPVEEGQGWVGQPGITTDEQQDAWGRVAEAVHDAGGTIVMQVMHAGRVTHTGVTGSTRTVAPSAVAIDGEVRTPRGKEPYETPHALTLDELEEVREQFVAGAKRAVAAGLDGVEVHGANGYLLHEFLSPAANLRTDLYGGSPEARARFVVETVRAVAEAVGAGRTGLRISPAHNIQDAWEKDADDVAATYAALATGIADLDLAYLSVLHADLGGHLVQDLRRRVGAPLVANNGFAAPSTRELAQQLVADGVADAVAVGRPAIANPDLAERWRVGADENEPDASTFYSDGAKGYTDYPRLAL
- a CDS encoding MarR family winged helix-turn-helix transcriptional regulator codes for the protein MTAATHDAEPDLLALDQQVCFALAVAARSVIALYRPVLEPLGLTHPQYLVMLALWQHRRLSVKEIGGLLQLDSGTLSPLLKRLVSTGLVTKARDDRDERVVVVELTERGAALREQALAVPRAVMARLGMDVGDLVALRDSLTSVIAAATVAVPPPGEPRQT
- a CDS encoding AAA family ATPase; its protein translation is MTDTGRPHAGSPVPTDALGSGEGRDERLALARAVTGLLDWAQETTAQRVPALVTRLREHLGEGAADATVVSREFAVFDRVNLQLALEAWAAEPGRSVEVVGYTIPPHFGTVDVAQMLQGTHLPPLRVTSPPVDDLPSGPTSTTAVWRAVLLLVTDPRGRHALHVRGPADQHGHSGLTVEAAGLETAAAQELLGELEALRSAKNVYRGQVLEISANDHGGVALRFPDLPRTDRDDVVLPEAVLARVERHTLAVAARREVLRASGQHLKRGLLLYGPPGTGKTHTTRYVVTHLPQTTALLLSGRSLHLIGAVAAMARELQPAVVVLEDVDLVAEDRSFGHGMNPVLFELLDAMDGAAADADLLFLLTTNRAEALERALAARPGRVDVALEIGLPDADARRRLLRLYSRAVPLTASDEVVEEVVARSEGVTASFVKELVRRAVLEAAMAQDDGASSAGEAVREVTGEHLRHALDDLLDSTQALTRALLGVPADQGADRGDDEVVSYEGSYEPGVQVVQTAEQYRSGGGWFRHSPR